From Streptomyces asiaticus, one genomic window encodes:
- a CDS encoding HAD domain-containing protein produces MTSATERPLLFLDVDGPLIPFGSSSCHPQTAAAASPTSPDQGNPLLNRLGPGLGSRLMALGCRLVWATTWMEEANEAVSPRIGLPRLPVVEWPTPCADESPRGLHWKTRHLVEWADGRPFIWVDDEISAIDRLWVDASHLGPSLLHRVDPTKGLVDADFSALADWLRSFLLP; encoded by the coding sequence GTGACAAGCGCGACGGAGCGTCCCCTTCTCTTCCTCGACGTCGATGGTCCACTCATCCCGTTCGGTTCATCGTCCTGCCACCCGCAGACCGCTGCCGCCGCCTCCCCGACGTCTCCCGATCAGGGGAACCCATTGCTGAACCGGCTCGGCCCGGGGCTCGGATCGCGTCTCATGGCCCTGGGCTGCCGTCTCGTGTGGGCGACGACCTGGATGGAGGAGGCGAACGAGGCTGTCTCCCCACGTATCGGACTGCCGAGGCTGCCCGTGGTGGAGTGGCCGACCCCCTGCGCCGACGAAAGCCCTCGCGGCCTGCACTGGAAGACCCGCCACCTTGTCGAGTGGGCCGACGGCCGGCCGTTCATCTGGGTCGATGACGAGATCAGCGCCATAGACCGCCTGTGGGTCGACGCCAGTCACCTCGGGCCATCATTGCTCCATCGCGTCGACCCAACCAAGGGCCTCGTGGACGCCGACTTCTCCGCGCTCGCCGACTGGCTCCGTTCATTCTTGCTTCCGTGA